The genomic window AAGTCGAGCGCGATGCCGGCGAGCATCGCCTGCACCCAGCTCCATCCCATGAGGATCACGACGTTCGCGCTCACCGGCAGCAGGCTGCCGCGCGTGCCGAACGGGCCGCGGGTCAGGGCCATGGTGGGCAGGCCGGTGCGCGTGCCGATGTTGCCGACGGTGACGAGCACCACGGCGCCGATGAGGGTGCCGACGACGATGAGCAGGATCGCGAGGCCGTAGTCGACGCCCGGCACGAACAGCGTGCCCGTGAGCAGGGTCGTGACGACGAGGTTGGCGGCGAGCCAGATCATGCCGATGCGCAGCAGCGAGAACTCGCCGGCGACGGGGCCGGCGTCATCCGAGTTGCGTTCGAGTCGTTGCTCGAGGCGGGTGTAGAGCGACATTGCTGTTCTCCTCGGTGAAGGGTGGGGGTGTCAGGCGGCGTCGGCCGCGGGCATGGGGGAGAGGTGCTCGTGCACGGCGATGAGGCCGCGGGTCGCGTCGGTGCGGAACACGATGGTCTCGCGCTCGCGATAGGAGTCGGGGCCGTCCGGAGTCTCGACGGCGGTCTCGACCGAGTGGCTGAAGATGGCGCCGCCGGGGAAGGGCTGCACGCGCCGGTCGCTCGACGTGCACGAGACGACGCGCCATCCGCTCGCAACCCAGTCGGCCCAGAGCCGCTCGTACGCGGCCCGGTCGTCGAGGCGCTCGGGCTCGGTGTGGAACACGAACATCGCGTCGGGCGCGAAGGTCGCGAAGTAGCGGGGGCCGTCGGTCGCGGCGAAGGCGTCGACGATGGCGGATGCAGCGGCCTCGACCTCCTCGACGCCGGGGGTGCGGTGGTCGGACATCTCGTGGGCTCCTTCGCCTGAGGTGGGTGGGGTGGGGGTGGAGGGGGTCTCGATACGGGCTGCGCCCTACTCGACCACCGGGGTGGATCGCGGGGCCATCGCGCTGAGCAGCTCGTACGCGACGTGGCTCGCGGCGACCGCGGTCAGCTGGGCGTGGTCGTAGGCGGGCGCGACCTCGACGAGGTCGGCGCCGACGATGTTCCGGTCGGCGAGCGCGCGGAGCATCCGGAGCAGCTCGCGGCTCGTGAGACCTCCGGCCTCGGGCGTGCCGGTGCCGGGCGCGTGCGCGGGGTCGAGCACGTCGATGTCGATGGAGATGTACAGGGGTGCGTCGCCGATGCGCGCGCGCAGCCGGTCGATCGCGCTCGCGACGCCGTGCTCCTCGAGGTACTCGCTCGTGATGATCGAGAAGCCCAGCCGCTCGTCGTCCTCGAGGTCGCTCTTGGCGTAGAGCGGGCCGCGGATGCCGACGTGCATGCTCGCGGTGAGGTCGATGAGGCCCTCCTCGCTCGCGCGGCGGAACGGCGTGCCGTGCGTGGTGGGCGCGCCGAAGTAGGTGTCCCACGTGTCGAGGTGGGCATCGAAGTGCAGCACCGCCACGGGGCCGTGCTGGGCGTGCACCGCGCGCAGCAGGGGCAGCGCGATCGTGTGGTCGCCGCCGATCGCGAGGATCCGGCCCGCGCTCGCCTGCAGCTCGCGGGCGCCGGCCTCGACCTGGCGCACGGCCTCGGCGATGTCGAAGGGGTTCACGGCGATGTCGCCGGCGTCGGCGACCTGCTGCGCGCCGAACGGGAAGACGTCCTGTGCGGGGTTGTAGGGGCGCAGCAGGCGCGACGCCTCGCGCACGTGCGCCGGGCCGAAGCGGGCGCCGGGGCGGTAGCTCACGCCCGAGTCGAACGGCACGCCGACGATCGCGACATCCGCTCGGCCGACCTCGTCGAGGCGCGGCAGGCGGGCGAAGGTGGCGATGCCCGCGAACCGCGGCACGACGCTCGCGTCGACGGGTCCGCGTGGGGCGTTGTCGGCAGTGGGTTGCATGGTACGAAACTTCCAGTACTATTGGGGAAACTTGTCCCACACGGTACGCCGATCGACGCGGCTTCGTCAAGAAGGGATCCGATGCGCCCGATCCACCCGTCCGCCGACGCCGGCGGGCCGTTCATCGGAGCCAAGCTCCGCAGCACCCGGATGGCGCAGGGCCTGACCCTCGCCCAGGTCGCCGAGTCCACGGGGCTCAGCAAGGGGTTCCTCAGCCGGCTCGAACGCGACGAGACCTCGCCGAGCGTCGCGACGCTCGTGCAGCTCTGCCAGGTCCTCTCGCTCCCGGTCGGCGCGCTCTTCGCCGAGCCCGAGATCCAGAAGGTCTCGCGGGCGGAGGCGCCGCGCATCAACCTCGGCGGCGTCCACGTCGAGGAGCACCTCATGTCGCCGCGCGGCGAGGAGCGTGTGCAACTGCTGCGCTCCTCCCTCGAGGCCGGCGCGCACGGCGGGCACGAGCTGTACACCGTCAACTGCGATGTCGAGGTGCTGCACGTGATCTCGGGTGCCGTGACCGTGCGCTTCGCCGACCGCGCCATCCGCCTCGACGCGGGCGACGCGCTGACCTTCCCGGGCCGTGAGCCGCACACGTGGGCGGCCGAGGACGACGCGCCGGCCGAGGTGTGCTGGGTGCTCGTGCCCGCGCCCTGGAGCGGCTCGGCCTGAGGCGCACCGCGTCAAGGCCTGTGCAACCGCGCACATGCGGGCCTATCGTCGTGCCATGGTCTTCCGACGCCGGACCCCGCAGGACACGGTCGCCACGCAGGCGAGCGGCATCGCCGACGACCCGGCGGCGCGCGGCACGGGCGGGCCGATCTGGAACGATCGCCTGGGGCGCTGGTCCATCCGGAGCCTCCAGCTGATCATCGTGGCGATCCTCGCGGCCATCGCCGTGTGGGCGCTGCTGCAGGTCACCGTCATCGTGATCCCCGTGCTCGTCGCCGTGATCCTCGCCGCCGCGGCGAGCCCGCTGATCGGATGGCTGCGGCGCCACGGACTCCCGCCGATGCTCGCCGCATGGGTGACCCTGCTCAGCGGCATCATCGTGCTGGGCGCCATCATCACGGCCATCGTCTTCGCCGTCCGGAGCCAGTGGCAGGAGCTCGTGGACTCCGCGACCCAGGGATTCGACGACCTGCTGGGTTGGGTCCAGCGGCTGCCGTTCCCGATCGAGCAGCAGCAGCTCGACGATGCCCGCAACGCCATCGTCGACTTCGTGACGAGCGCCGAGTTCGGCCAGACGGCCCTCACCGGGGTGTCGCGCGTCACCGAGTTCGTCACGGGCCTCGTGCTCATGCTCGTGGTCCTGTTCTTCTTCCTGAAGGACGGCGACCGCATCTGGGAGTTCTTCCTCCGCCCGTACCGCGGCGCCCGGCTCGAGCGCGGCCGGCGCATCGGCGTGACCGGCGTGAAGGTCCTCGGCGGATACATCCGCGGCACGGCCATCGTGGCGTTCGTCGACGCGTTCTTCATCGGCCTCGGGCTCGTCATCCTCCAGGTGCCGCTCGCGCTGCCGCTCGCCGTGATCGTGTTCCTCACGTCGTTCATCCCGATCGTGGGCGCGACCATCGCCGGCATCCTGGCGGCCCTCGTCGCCCTCGTGGCCAACGGGCCCGTCGTCGCGCTCATCGTCGTCGCGATCGTCATCGTGGTCAACCAGCTCGAGGGCGACCTGCTCCAGCCGGTGGTCATGGCCCAGTCGCTCAAGCTCCACCCGCTCGTCATCCTGATCGCGCTGACCGCCGGCAGCCTCCTCGCCGGGGTCGCCGGGGCGGTGCTCGCCGTGCCGCTCACGGCCGTCGGCTGGGCGATCATCAAGGTCTGGGACCACCCCGATCCGTCCCTCGACGAGCGCAAGTCGTACCGGCTCAGGCGGCGTCGGCACTCGGATGCGACCTCCGACGGTCCGGCCGTGCCCGCCGACTCGGCCGGCGGAACGCCCGTCGCCTGATGCGGGCGGCCCCCGCGCTGTTCGCCGCGGCCGCGGCGAGCTACACGGTCAACTGCGCACTCGGCGCGTCGGTCGCGCTCCGGCTGGTCGACACGCGCGACGTCCGCTGGGTGCACCACGCCGTCTACATCGCGACGTGCGCGCTCGCGGGCGCCGCGGCATCGAGCGCGCTGTGGGGTCGCCCCCGAGGTGCGGCGCGTTCGGCCGCCCTCGCGCTGGCGCCCGCCGCCGTGCCGCTCGCGGTGATCCCGTACGCGGGCACGCGCACGACGCGGCATCCGCTCATCGCCCTGGCGGCCGCGCCGTCCTTCGCGCTCGCCGTCATCCGCTCCAGGAGGTAGGACGCATGGAACTGCTCGAGGCCATCCGCCGACGCAAGACCACCAACGGGCCGTTCCTGCCCGATCCCGTCTCGGAGGCGCACCAGCGCACGCTCATCGAGGCCGCCGGGCGCGCGCCCTCCCAGTTGAACAGCCAGCCCTGGCGGTTCGTGCTCATCGAGGAGCGCGCGACCATCGAGGCCATCGCGCGCATCTCGGGCGAGAGCATGACCGAGGCCATGTCGAACGGGACGTTCTTCGAGCGGTACAAGCCGTACTTCCGGTTCAGCCAGGCCGAGATGGAGGAGCAGCGGTCGGGCATGCTCTTCGACCGGCTGCCCGCCGCGCTGCGTCCGTTCACCGCGCAGGTGTTCACCACGCGCGGCCAGAAGCTCATGAACACCTTCGGCGTGCCGAAGACCCTCGGCGAGGAGAACCGCAAGCTCGTCGCCGGCTCGCCCCTGCTCATGGGCGTCATGCTCGACCGCGCGGAGTACCGCCCCGGTCAGCTCTCGTCGTTCTACTCGGTGTTCAGCATGGGCGCCGCGATGGAGAACGTGTGGCTCACGACCGTCGAGCTCGGCATGGGCATCCAGTTCATCTCGTTCCCCATGGAGGTGCCCGGGCGCTGGGAGGAGATCGTGCGGCTGCTGCGCGTGCCCGACGAGCTCGAGCTCATGGCCGTGTACCGGCTCGGCTACGTACCCGTCGAGCAGCGCCGTCCGGCGATCGACTGGGTCAGCCACGAGCGAAAGCTGCCGTCGCAGGTCGTGTTCCGCGAGACCTGCGAGACCCCGCAGGCCGGATGGGACGAGCCGCTGCGCTGATCGCGGCGTCAGGATGGAGCGGCGAGGTGCCGCTCGAGCGCGTCGAGCACGCCGAGCTGGCCCTTCACGAGGAGCGTGCGCGCGTCCGCGGCATCCGCCCACCGCACCTCGTCGACCTCGGGGAACTCGGCCGTACGGCCCGAGCGCGGCGGCCACTCGAGCTCGAAGGTGCCCGGCTCGAAGCCGTCGAGCTCGAATCCCGGCGCCTCGCCCGCGAAGACGTGCAGGAGCTTGCCCGACGCGTACCGCACCGTGCCGAGGTCGGCGTAGTCGATGTCGGGCGCGGGCAGGCCGAGCTCCTCCGCGAACTCGCGCAGGGCCGCCTCGCGCGGCGGCTCGCCCGGCTCCATCTCGCCCTTCGGGATCGACCACGCGTGCTCGCGCTTGCGCGCCCAGAACGGGCCGCCCATGTGCGCGACGAGCACCTGGAGGGGCGCGCGCCGGTAGAGCAGCACGCCCGCGCTGGTCACCGGCACGGTCGGGTCCGGGACGGCCCGTCGGCCGCCGCGGCGATGCCGACCGTCACGGGCGGGGCGACCTCGCGAACACCCACAGGCACACGGCCAGGCCGAGGCCGCCGATCGCCATGATCGCCGCAATGGCCCCCCAGAGCACGGTTTCGATCGACATGCGCACCTCCGTGTGTCAGCTGGCCTCATTCTGCCCGCGGAGCGGCCCGGCGCGCCAGCGCGCCGCGCGGGGTTGCCCCGACGCCGTCCGTCGCTAACGTGGGAGCAGGCGGAAGGGGACGGCGATGGCGAAGGTGCTCATCATCGGGGGTCACGGGCGGGTCGCGCTGCAGGTCGAGCGGCTGCTCGCGGAGCGCGGCGACGAGGTCGATGCGGTCATCCGGAATCCCGACCATGCGGCCGACGTCGCGGCCGCCGGCGCGAATCCGGTCGTCGCCGACGTCGAGACGCTCGAGACCGACGCGCTCGCCGAGCTCATCGCCGGGCACGACGCCGTCGTGTGGTCGGCCGGCGCGGGCGGCGGCGACCCTGCGCGCACCCGATCGGTCGACCACGATGCGGCCGTGCGGTCGATGGACGCGGCGCGGCGCGCCGGCGTGCGCCGGTACGTCATGGTGTCGTACTTCGGCTCACGGGTCGACCACCGGGTGCCGGCCGACAGCGCGTTCCGGCACTACGCCGACGCGAAGGCCGACGCCGACGAGCACCTGCGGGCGTCGGGCCTCGAGTACACGATCCTCGGTCCGTCGACGCTCTCCGACGGGCCGGGCGTCGGCGCGATCGACTCGAGCGGCGAGGAGAGCCGCGACGTCGACCGGGCGGATGTCGCAGCGGTCGTGGTCGCGGCCCTCGACGAGCCGAGCACGGTCGGGCGCACCATCCGGTTCAACCGCGGCGAGACGCCGATCGCCGAGGCCCTCCGCGCCTGATCACGAGGTGAACGGCACGCTCCCGGCGCTGCAGTACGAGCCGGGCGAGTGCACGAGGTGCGCGATGCGCAGCTCCGCCTCGTCGTCGTCGGAGACGGCCGGCGCGAGCGCCGGGTCGATGTTCCACGCGAACGGCTCGGCCTCGGGGTTCGCGCGTGCGTGCTCGCGGAGCGCGACGGGCAGCAGGCGCAGGCGCCGGTCGATCCACTCGGCGTCCCACGGCCCCTCGGCGAGGATCTGCTCGGCGGCACGGAACTCGTAGTAGATGGTCCGGCGGAGCCGATTGCCCGTGACGGCCTCCGAGCCGTGGACCACCATCACGTCGTGCACGAGCACGTCGCCCGGCTCGAGCTCGACCTGGATGACGCCGGGCGCGTCCCAGCCGAACTCCTCCTGCAGCTGGCACACGTCGACCGGGGCGAGGTGCGAGCCGGGAGCGACGCGCAGGGCGCCTTCGCCCGCGCGCGATGCGTCGAGGTAGACGTCGACGTTCAAGATGCGGTGGGTGCGCGGGTGCACGGCGTCCTGGTGCCAGTCGATCGCCGCGCCGTCGCCCTCGTCCTTGAACACGAGCGACTCGTAGGTGGGCACGAAGTCCGGCCCGGCGAGGCTCTCGGCGATGCCGAGCACCGCGGGACTGCCGAGCAGCTCGAGCGAGGCGGCGCGGCCCTTGCCGTGCAGGTAGTCGACGCGGAACATGCGGCGCTCGCCGCCGCGGGCCGCCCACTGGTAGTCGGCGGCTGCGGGGTCGTCCTCGGCGAGGGCGCGTCCGTCGGCGATCCAGCCCTCGGCCGCGTCCTGCAACCGCGCGAGCAGGTCCGCGGGGATCCGGCCCCGCAGCACGAGGTAGCCGTGATCGTCGAAGAAGCGCACCTGCTCGGGCGTGAGGTGGTGCGGTGCGTTCGCGGGCGCGGCTGCGGGTGCGGGTGCCGGCGCGGATGTCGCGGCGAGCGCGGACGGTTCGGCGATGGTCATGGCGGTCGGTCCTTCCGTTCGGTGGGTCGCGTCCTACGCTAGGCCGGAGGATCGCGCAGGACTTCCCACTCGGTATGCGACAATTCCGGGATCATGAGCAGCACTGAGGCAGCGCCCCGGCACGGCGTCGGTTCCTTCGGTCTGTCCTGCTGGCGCGGCGCACCCGCCGCGATGACCGTCGCGCATCGGCACGACGACCTCGAGTTCAACCTGTCGCCCGACCCGCTCGAGTACCTCGTCGACGGGCGCACGGTGCGCATCCCGCCCCGCACGCTCGCCCTGTTCTGGGCGGCGCGCCCGCACCGGCTCGTGACCGACGCGTCGCGCGGCCACGTCTCGTGGCTGACGGTGCCGCTCGGGACCGCGCTCGGCTGGTCGCTGGCGGGCGGGCTCGTCCCGCGGCTGCTCACCGGGGCGGTCCTCATGATCCCGGAGCGGCCGGGCCTCGGCCTCGACGGGCTCGTCGGCGTCTGGGCGGCCGAGCTCGCGGCGGGCGGCGAGGCCCGACGAGCGGCCACCGCCGAGATCGAGGGGTTCGCGCGACGCGCCGCGCTCGCCGCCGAGGCGGGCGCCGACGGCGCCGCCTCCGTCGCCGCCGGCGCGACTCGGCCCGATGTCGCGTCGATGGCGGCGTGGATCTCGGAGCACGCGGCCGAGGACCTCCGCATCGACGACGTGGCGCGGCACGCGCACCTCGCCCCGCAGTACGCGATGACCGTGTTCCGGCGCGCACTCGGCATCACGATCGGGGAGTACCTCGCGCAGTGCCGCGTCGCGCGCGCCCAGCACCTGCTGCTGACGACCGACCTGCCGGTGCCCGACGTGGGCCACGCGGCGGGGTTCCGGTCGCAGAGCCAGTTCTACGCGCGCTTCCGCGAACGCTGCGGCGAGCCGCCGGCGGCCTATCGTCGTCGCCTGCGTCCCTGAACGGCGCGGACGCCTCGTCGAGCCCGCTGCGGCTCAGGCGGACTCGCGCCAGACGACCTCGCAGTCGAGGCTCGTCTCGGCGGGCGCCTCCTCGCCGCGGAGGCGCGCGAGCACGAGGCGCGCGGCCTCGGCGCCCAGGCCCGCGGCCGGCTGGCGCACCGTCGAGAGCGGCGGAGTCGTGCGGCGGGCCCACGCGCTGTCGTCGAAGCCGACGACGCCGACGTCCTCGGGCACGCGGCGCCCGGCCGCCTTCAGCGCCTCGATCGCGCCGGCGGCGACCGCATCGGATGCCGCGAACACGCCGTCGAGGTCGGGCGCACGCTCGAGCAGCCGGCGCATCCCGTCGCGGCCCGACGAGTAGGCGTACAGCGGCACGGGTTCGACCAGGGTCTCGTCGAACCGCTCGCCGAGCGCCTCCCGGAACCCGGCGAGCCGGTCGGCACCCGAGTCGCGGTCGAGCGCGGCGGCGATCATGCCGATGCGGCGCCGGCCGGTCGCCGCGAGGCGCTCGGTGATCGCCCGCGCCGCGCCGCGGTTGTCGATGACGACGAACGAGGCGGTGCTCGCCGCGCCGGGCGGGTGACCGACATAGGCGGCGGGCACGTGCAGGCGCTCGACGACGCGCGTGATGGGGTCGTCGGCTCGGGCCGAGACGATGATGACGCCGTCGACGAGGCCGCCGGAGAGGTAGCGCGCGACCCGGTCGGTGTCGCGCTCGGAGTCGACGATGAGCACGGCCATCTGGTGGTCGGCCTCGGAGAGCCGGGAGTTCGCGCCGAGGAGGATCTCGCCGATGTTCGGGTCCTCGACGAACAGCGAGTGGGGCTCGTGCACGATGAAGCCGACCGCCTGGGTGCGCTGCATGACGAGGTTGCGCGCCGCGGTGTTGGGCACGTAGCCGACCTTGGCGATGGCCGCCTCGATGGCGTCGCGGGCGGAGGCGGAGACGTAGCGCTCGCCGTTGACGTAGCGGCTCACGGTGCCGCGGGAGACGCCCGCCTCGACCGCGACGTCGTGCACCGTGGCACGCTTCGGGCGGGCGGATCGGGTGGCCATGCGACTCACTGTATCGGCACGGGGTGTTGACAGGACGAGGACGCGCTGCCATTCTGTGTACGTTCACAGAAATCGCCCGAGGCATCCGCTCAGGCGAAACTGTGCACGTTCACAGAATCAATGACGATCACCGGGAGCACCGTGGACCACCCCGCGACGACGCTGGCGCCGATCCCGCCGCAGCAGGCCGAGCCTGCCCCCGCCGCGGGTCGCCCCCGATTCGAGCACCAGGGGATCGCGTTCGGGTGCGACTACAACCCCGAGCAGTGGGATCCCGCCGTCTGGCGCGAGGACGTCGCGCTCATGCGCGAGGCGGGCGTCGACCTCGTCGCGATCAACATCTTCGGCTGGGCCGCGCTCCAGGGCCCCGACGGCCGATACGACTTCTCCGCGCTCGACGAGGTCGTCGAGCTGCTCCACGGCGCCGGCATCCGCATCAACCTCGGGACGGCCACCGCGTCGCCCCCGCCGTGGCTGACGGCGCGCCACCCCGAGATCCTCCCCGTCATGGAGGACGGCACGACCCGGTACCCCGGCGGGCGCCAGGCGTGGTGCCCGAGCTCGCCGGTGTTCCGCCGGTACGCGCTCGCGCTCGTCGAGGCCGTGGCCGAGCGGTACGGCGAGCACCCCGCGGTCGAGCTCTGGCACGTCTCCAACGAGCTCGGCTGCCACAACGCGCTCTGCCACTGCGACGAGAGCACGCGGGCGTTCCGACGGTGGCTCCGCGAGCGCCACGGCACGATCGACGAGCTCAACCGGGCGTGGGGCACGAGCTTCTGGAGCCAGCGCTACACCGACTGGGACGAGATCCTCACCCCGAAGCTCACGATCTCGAGCCGGAACCCCGGCCAGGTCCTCGACTTCCAGCGGTTCTCCTCCGACGAGCTCCTCGGCTACTACCGGGCCGAGGCCGAGGCGATCCGCCGGCACAGCGCGCTGCCGATCACGACGAACTTCATGGTCACCGCGCACATCCGCAACCTCGACTACTGGACCTGGGCGCCCGAGATGGACGTCGTCGCGAACGACCACTACCTCGACCACCGCCTGGGCGAGCCCCGCACCGAGCTCGCGTTCGCCGCCGACCTCACGCGCGGCCTCGCGGGCGGCGGACCCTGGCTGCTCATGGAGCACTCGACCGGCTCGGTCAACTGGCAGCCCGTGAACCTCGCCAAGGAACCGGGCCAGCTGCTGCGCAACTCGCTCACCCACGTCGCGCGCGGGGCCGACGCCGTGTGCTTCTTCCAGTGGCGGGCCTCGCTGCAGGGCTCGGAGAAGTTCCACTCCGCGCTCGTGCCGCACGCGGGCACCGACTCGGCGCTCTGGCGCGAGGTCGGCGAGCTCGGCCGCATCGTCGGCGCCCTCGACGAGGTCGCGGGCAGCCGCGTCCACGCCGACGTCGCCCTGCTGTTCTCGTGGGAGTCCTGGTGGGCGTCCGACGCCGAGACCCGCCCGACGCACGCGATCGAGTACCTCGACCAGGTGCACGCGCTCTACGGCGCGCTCCACGACCTCGGCGTGAGCGTCGACGTCGTGCGGCCCGGCGCCGACCTCACCGGCTACCGGCTCGTGGTCGTGCCGGGCCTCTACCTCGTGCGCGACGCCGACGCCGCCGCGCTCGACGCGGCCGTGGCATCCGGCGCCCACGCCCTCGTCACGTTCTACAGCGGCATCGTCGACGAGCACGACCGCGTGCGGCCCGGCGGATACCCGGGGGCCTGGCGCGACCTGCTCGGCATCCGGGTCGAGGAGTTCGCCCCCGTGCTCCCGGGCACCGGGCTCGCCCTCGAGTCCGGCGCCCGCGCCTCGCTGTGGGCCGACCGGCTCGAGGCGACGGATGCCGCGGTGCTCGACCGCTTCGCCGACGGGCCCGCCGCCGGCGGCCCCGCGGTCACGCGGCGGCAGGGCGTCGACGGTGCGGGGGACGCGTGGTACCTCGGCACGCTGCTCGAGCGCGAGGGCCTGCGCGACCTCGTCGCGAGGGCCGTCGACGGCGCGGGCGCGACCCGCGAGCCGGGCGCCTCGGCCGAGGTCGAGGTCACGCGTCGCACCGACGGCGAGCGCACCTGGCGCTTCGTCGTGAACCACGGCTCCGCCGACGTCGAGGTCGACGCGCGCGGCGCCGAACTCGTGACCGGTTCCGCGGTCGACGGGCGCCTCACGGTGCCCGCCGGCGCGGTCCGGGTGATCAGAGAGGAGGGCGCGGCATGACCGCATCCGCGACCACACCCACGGCCGCACGGGTCGCCGTGCAGGAGGACCGGGGCCGAAGGGGCACGACGCGACGCCGTCGCGTGCAGCACCCCTGGGCGATCGTGGCCTTCGTCGCCCCCTTCGCCGTGATGTTCGTGCTGTTCTACCTCGTGCCGATCGCCGTCGCGATCTGGCAGTCGATGCTCGTCGTCGAGCGCGAGGGCACGTACGGCGCCGCGACCGAGGTGTTCGGCGGCTTCCAGCAGTACGCGCTCGTGTTCCAGAACGAGGCGTTCTGGACCTCGGTCGTGCGCGTGCTGGTGTTCGGCATCGTGCAGGTGCCCGTGATGCTCGGGCTCGCGCTGCTGTTCGCGCTGCTGCTCGACTCGCCCCTCATCCGCGGCAAGAAGTTCTTCCGACTGGCGTTCTTCGCACCGTACGCGGTGCCGGGCGTGATCGCGGCCATCATGTGGGGCTTCCTGTACTCGCCGAACCTCTCGCCGTTCGAGGCGCTCACGAGCCAGGTCAACCTGCTCTCGGCCGACTTCGTGCTGTGGGCGATCGCGAACGTCGTGACCTGGGTCTTCGTCGGCTACAACATGCTGATCATCTACTCCACCCTCCTCGCGATCCCGCAGGAGATCTACGAGGCGGCGCGCATCGACGGGGCCGGACAGGCGCGCATCGCCTGGTCGATCAAGATCCCGCTCGTGCGGCCGGCGCTCGTGCTCACCGCGGTGCTCTCGATCATCGGCACGCTCCAGCTCCTGGCCGAGCCGCAGACGTTCCGCTCGTTCAGCTCCGCGGTGACGAGCACCTACACGCCGAACATGACGATCTACGCCACGAGCTCCATCCCGAACGTGTCGCTCGCGGCCGCGTTCTCGGTCGTGCTCGCGCTGGCCACGTTCATCCTCTCGTTCACGTTCCTGCGACTCACCCGACGGAAGGGAGCGGGCGAATGAGCACCGCGATCGGCTCGGACGCGACCTCGGCCTCCCCGGCCGTCAACCCGAAGGGCGAGGCCCGCAGCGGCGGAGCGCCCGCGAGCGGGCGCGGCCCGCGCGAGAGCCTCCTCTCGCGCGGCGGCGCGATGCTCGTCATGGCGATCTTCACGCTGTACTTCCTCGTGCCGATCTGGTGGCTGCTCGTGGCCTCCAGCAAGGACCGCGGGCAGCTGTTCAGCACGAACCCGCTCTGGTTCGCCGACTTCAAGCTGTTCGAGAACATCGCCAACCTGTTCGCCTACCGCGACGGCGTGTACCTCAAGTGGCTGCTGAACAGCCTGCTCTACGCGGGGCTGGGCGCCGTCGTGGCGACGCTGCTCGCCTCGATGTGCGGGTACGCGCTCGCGAAGTACCGTTTCCCCGGTCGGGAGACGATCTTCAACGTCGTGCTCGGCGGCGTGCTCGTGCCCGCGACCGCGCTCGCACTGCCCCTGTTCCTGCTGTTCAGCCGCGTGCAGCTGACCGACACGTTCTGGGCCGTCTTCCTGCCGAGCGTCGTGAGCCCCTTCGGCGTGTACCTCTCGCGCGTGTTCGCCGAGGCATCCGTGCCCGACGAACTGCTCGAGGCGAGCCGGCTGGATGGCGCGGGCGAGCTGCGCACGTTCTTCACCGTCTCGATCCGGCTCATGTTCCCGGCGCTCGTCACGGTGTTCCTGTTCCAGTTCGTGACCATCTGGAACAACTTCTTCCTGCCGCTCATCATGCTGCGCAGCGAGGAGCTGTTCCCCGTCACCTACGGGCTCTACGCCTGGAACTCGACCATCAACCAGTTCCCCGAGCTGCGCACCTTCGTGCTCGTCGGCTCGCTGCTCTCGATCATCCCGCTGATCATCACGTTCCTGCTGCTTCAGCGCTACTGGCGCACGGGCCTCGGCTCCGGCTCGCTGAAGTAGACACCCCGCCCGGGGGCATCCGGGTCGAACCACCACCGAGAAGAGGAAACCCATGCGTCACACGAAACGAGCGGTCACCGCAGCCCTGCTCACCTCAGCAGCGCTCGCCCTCACGGGCTGCGCCGCGGGTTCGGACACGTCCGGCGGCGACGCCGCGGCGGCGTCGTGCGAGCCGGCCGGCGAGGACGTCACGCTCACCTTCACCAGCTGGATCCCCGGCATCGAGGATGCGGTCGCGATGTGGAACGAGGAGAACCCGGACATCCAGGTCGAGGTGCAGACCGGGCCGTCGGGCAACGCCGGCACGTACCAGAACTTCTTCAACCAGCTCGAGGCGGGCAACGCGCCCGACCTCGGCCAGATCGAGTACGACGCGCTGCCGAACTTCCGCGTGCAGGACGGCCTCGAGAACCTCGCCGCGTGCGAGGACGTCGTCGCGGCGAA from Agromyces aurantiacus includes these protein-coding regions:
- a CDS encoding phytanoyl-CoA dioxygenase family protein — translated: MTIAEPSALAATSAPAPAPAAAPANAPHHLTPEQVRFFDDHGYLVLRGRIPADLLARLQDAAEGWIADGRALAEDDPAAADYQWAARGGERRMFRVDYLHGKGRAASLELLGSPAVLGIAESLAGPDFVPTYESLVFKDEGDGAAIDWHQDAVHPRTHRILNVDVYLDASRAGEGALRVAPGSHLAPVDVCQLQEEFGWDAPGVIQVELEPGDVLVHDVMVVHGSEAVTGNRLRRTIYYEFRAAEQILAEGPWDAEWIDRRLRLLPVALREHARANPEAEPFAWNIDPALAPAVSDDDEAELRIAHLVHSPGSYCSAGSVPFTS
- a CDS encoding helix-turn-helix domain-containing protein gives rise to the protein MSSTEAAPRHGVGSFGLSCWRGAPAAMTVAHRHDDLEFNLSPDPLEYLVDGRTVRIPPRTLALFWAARPHRLVTDASRGHVSWLTVPLGTALGWSLAGGLVPRLLTGAVLMIPERPGLGLDGLVGVWAAELAAGGEARRAATAEIEGFARRAALAAEAGADGAASVAAGATRPDVASMAAWISEHAAEDLRIDDVARHAHLAPQYAMTVFRRALGITIGEYLAQCRVARAQHLLLTTDLPVPDVGHAAGFRSQSQFYARFRERCGEPPAAYRRRLRP
- a CDS encoding LacI family DNA-binding transcriptional regulator, whose translation is MATRSARPKRATVHDVAVEAGVSRGTVSRYVNGERYVSASARDAIEAAIAKVGYVPNTAARNLVMQRTQAVGFIVHEPHSLFVEDPNIGEILLGANSRLSEADHQMAVLIVDSERDTDRVARYLSGGLVDGVIIVSARADDPITRVVERLHVPAAYVGHPPGAASTASFVVIDNRGAARAITERLAATGRRRIGMIAAALDRDSGADRLAGFREALGERFDETLVEPVPLYAYSSGRDGMRRLLERAPDLDGVFAASDAVAAGAIEALKAAGRRVPEDVGVVGFDDSAWARRTTPPLSTVRQPAAGLGAEAARLVLARLRGEEAPAETSLDCEVVWRESA
- a CDS encoding beta-galactosidase, which codes for MTITGSTVDHPATTLAPIPPQQAEPAPAAGRPRFEHQGIAFGCDYNPEQWDPAVWREDVALMREAGVDLVAINIFGWAALQGPDGRYDFSALDEVVELLHGAGIRINLGTATASPPPWLTARHPEILPVMEDGTTRYPGGRQAWCPSSPVFRRYALALVEAVAERYGEHPAVELWHVSNELGCHNALCHCDESTRAFRRWLRERHGTIDELNRAWGTSFWSQRYTDWDEILTPKLTISSRNPGQVLDFQRFSSDELLGYYRAEAEAIRRHSALPITTNFMVTAHIRNLDYWTWAPEMDVVANDHYLDHRLGEPRTELAFAADLTRGLAGGGPWLLMEHSTGSVNWQPVNLAKEPGQLLRNSLTHVARGADAVCFFQWRASLQGSEKFHSALVPHAGTDSALWREVGELGRIVGALDEVAGSRVHADVALLFSWESWWASDAETRPTHAIEYLDQVHALYGALHDLGVSVDVVRPGADLTGYRLVVVPGLYLVRDADAAALDAAVASGAHALVTFYSGIVDEHDRVRPGGYPGAWRDLLGIRVEEFAPVLPGTGLALESGARASLWADRLEATDAAVLDRFADGPAAGGPAVTRRQGVDGAGDAWYLGTLLEREGLRDLVARAVDGAGATREPGASAEVEVTRRTDGERTWRFVVNHGSADVEVDARGAELVTGSAVDGRLTVPAGAVRVIREEGAA
- a CDS encoding carbohydrate ABC transporter permease, with protein sequence MTASATTPTAARVAVQEDRGRRGTTRRRRVQHPWAIVAFVAPFAVMFVLFYLVPIAVAIWQSMLVVEREGTYGAATEVFGGFQQYALVFQNEAFWTSVVRVLVFGIVQVPVMLGLALLFALLLDSPLIRGKKFFRLAFFAPYAVPGVIAAIMWGFLYSPNLSPFEALTSQVNLLSADFVLWAIANVVTWVFVGYNMLIIYSTLLAIPQEIYEAARIDGAGQARIAWSIKIPLVRPALVLTAVLSIIGTLQLLAEPQTFRSFSSAVTSTYTPNMTIYATSSIPNVSLAAAFSVVLALATFILSFTFLRLTRRKGAGE